Within Fusarium keratoplasticum isolate Fu6.1 chromosome 8, whole genome shotgun sequence, the genomic segment AGAAAAGGAACCCTTCCTATCATACAATGTTTTCGACAACTAAATCAACATGTGCGGGGAGGTCCTGAATGCGCCCAACAATGCTCAATAACCATACGACGCCatcgcctcttcctcgtcgtccagcTCCACCACCTGGCGTGCTGCCTTCTTGGGGGGTGCGGCCCCGAGTCGGTTCGAGACAAAGTCGGTGATAGACTGTGGTTTTTTCCCAATTGCATCCTCAGCACTGTACAGCTGATTGTAGAATTGGATGACTCGAGGGTGAGCCATGACCTTGGACTTTTCGAAACCCAGCACCTGCAGGCCCTCCTGGGTTGTTGCTCGACTGAGAGCAACATAGGCCTGGCCCTTCTCAAAGACACGACCGAGGTTGACCTTGACTCGCTCCAGGGTCTGGCCTTGCGCCTTGTGAATTGATAATGCCCACGCCAGGATCAAGGGGAGTTGGGTGCGTTTTGCCTGCACCTCTCCATTTGGTAGCTCGACCTTCCACTCTTCAGGCTGGCAGAGAATCACCCGTGATGTGCCGTTAGTTGCCATGAACTGCACCACTGGGAACTTCACTCCGCTCGAGCTTGTGTCAGCTTCGCGACTGAATGACTTGAGGAGCTTCCTTCGGGCCTTAGCCATAggatcatcgtcatcgaACTCGTCGACCGACGTCATGTCGAACGTCTTTTCATCTGAGAATCCGATGACCTTGCCAAGTGAACCGTTGACCAACGACTCATCCAAGTTCTTGATCAGCATTACCTGCGCGTTGATCTTCAGATCAATGCTCTTGGGCGCCATCATGTTCATCAACAGCTTGTCCCGAATCTCTTCTTTGCCAATGTCCATGGCATCATACCGCCGGACCGTGCCGGGGAGTTCTCTCAGTCGCCTTTCGTTGGATCCCTCAACTTCATTTCGAGTAGAAAACAACTCTGCAGTGCCCACGCCATCGTCGAAGTTGAGTGGTCTTGACAAAGACTTGAAAGCCCGTACCGTATCTTCGCTGATTCTGCCCAGACGCATCTCGTTGAGCATATTGGCAAACGTTGGATCTCGTTGTCGGAAGACCTGTGTAAGTCCAATGGTGTGATCAATCGAGGTTGTCCAAGTGGATGCATCAAAGGCAAACTTTGTCTCGCGCTTCCCTCCGTCAGGAACAGGTGGAAGCTGAAAAAAGTCACCTGTGATGATGAGTTGGATACCACCCCATGGCCTGCCATTGTTGCGGATCGTTCTCCCAATCTGAGACAGCTTGTCAAACAACTCTCCATCTACCATTGAAACTTCATCAATGATCAGGCATTTCGTTCTCAACCAACgattcttggccttctggTTCCGTCggatcttcttgaccagaGTCGGAACATCTtccttgccaaggccaatgccTGAGAAGCTGTGGAGTGTGATACCACCAATGTTGCACGCGGCAAGTCCAGTTGAGGCAGTAACGGCGACTCGCTCAGGGTCTTTGGCATACTTCTTCTTCAGTTCAGTAATGATGGCTCTCATCAACACAGACTTTCCTGTTCCGGCAGCACCGGTGAAGAAGACACTCTGGTTATTGTTGACAACGAGATCCAATACGTGTCTCTGTTCCTCACTGAGAGAAATGGCAAAgttgcccttggccttggaatGCGAAGTGGTGATTTCCTGGACTTCGTCCATAGACAAATCATTGTTTGCCGTAGGCTGTTCTTGTTGACGCTGGTTTCGGAATTGtttcttctgctccttgacggcaCTAGCAGTAGGGTTCCAGAACTCCTTCCGTTTGTTGGCCGGAGTCTTGGCAACAtggtcctcttcatcctcctcaggTTCTTGCTGTTTGAAATGTGCAGGGAGAactctcttcttcgccttcttgAGAGCGGGGACGTCGACCAAATCCTTATCGCCAGACGACTCGCGTTTTAGAGATCCATTTGTTGTGGTAGAGGTCACAGATGTGGTCCGCGTCGGTGGCAGAAAGTGAGATACAGGAGACGAAGACCAGTCGATGGGTTTCGAGGCTTGTGATGTCGGTGGAGGGGGCATGTTATCGTTGGAGGGCTTGGAAGGAGTTGCTGTTGGGAGCACCGGCAAAGCTGAAGGAGCTTTAAAGTCCAGATCCAactcgtcatcgtcgctaAAGTCGTTCTCGCAGAAGAACACGCCTGCTTTGGAGTTGGCCACGGCATCCGCCTCGGTCAGATCGATAACGTCGGGATCCTGCTGGAACGAATTCGATCCTCCGTATAGCGATGCCAATGAGCCTCCGGCAGCACTGGCCGCCAGTCTGGTCACTGTAGGCTGGTTCATGTTGGTGGATCGACTATCGAAAGGCTTCAGAAAAGGTTGGGCGGTCCTCGCCGACACAGCGGCAGCATTTGGCTTCTTGAGTTGCTGGCGAATGTCGCCATTGTGCTGAGTAGGGCTGCTTGGAGGGAAGAACGACTTGGCCGATTGGCTCCTCTGGGGAGGGCCGTTGGCCTCGTACTTGTCGCTGGCCCTGGCTAACATGGATTCGAAGAcgggagaggatgaagggCGGGAAGTGTGAACATGAGCCAGCTGCTGCACagcttggaggagaagagagccaCGTGCCGGCGAGGATCGTATGGGCAGGCCGGTGATGCCCACCGTCATAAACTGAGCAGGGCAGGGACTGGGAAGGGTGGTCGGTGACTCGAccaggagaagagaggagatgTGGTGGAAGAAGGATTGCAaatggaagagaaggaaagaaCAGGGCGAAGCCCAGGATGAACAAGCCTGCGCTAGAGCCTCAGATGAACAAAAGGGCCATCAAGTGCAAAGCTTCAAAATTGTCATATTTGGGCTGCAGTGATGCAGGACGCGTCGGAGCTCTTAAAGTCGGTGCGACGACTGGCCCAGGTTCACTGCATTTTGACGCGTTCCAGGCGCGACAGCTGCAGCCCCTCATGAGGCTGATGTCGCTTAGTCACGTGCACCAATCGCCCCCACGCGATTGCTGCCTGTTTGATGGGTGTGATCATTATCACGGCAGTTGAGTTCAGGGGTAGCATTGGTGACATTCATTGCAAAGGTGGTCTTCATAATTCGTCAAGTGCCTCTAGGTAACTATTGTTCATCCTGATCGGGGTAGTCATTTTGTTCCTCGCTTTCCCTTATCCCGTTGAAATCAGACCCAAACTCCACGTTGTAGTCATAATCATCCCAAGGCTCGCTTCCACTCTGCATCTGacaaaagaagaaaagaaaaagaaggcaTGATCTGTTCCATGACAGCTGCCATGATAGAATCTCATCAAAAATCTGCATCCCCAATCTTATCTTGTTTCCTTGTCAATCCCTCCTAAAAAAGTCCCTGTCCCGAAGAGGGCGGAGTCGATCAAAGTCGGCGCTTCGTCGCATGTACTCTCTGGCATCGCCTTCCCGCCAGCGGGAATCTCGGCTGCCATGCGAGAAGTCATCTCCTAGAAAATCAAAGATTCTCGACCTGAGCCCACGGCGATGTCGGAAACCCCTGTCTCCGAGATCCCTAAGGCGGTCGTTGTCCCGGCGGATCTCTCGCTCACGGATGTCATCCTCTCGTCGCGCCCTTTCCAGGCGATTCTCCAGACGGGAGTTCTCATAGTCCGCGTAGATCTCCCTTTTTGCCTCGGGAACAGAGACAAGACGGGGAGCGGGATTCCGCTGGATAACTCGAGGAGACGACATgctctctcttctccgtGGGGTCCATTCCTCGTCTTCCCTGTAAGAGTCGCGTCTTGGCGACCTGCTTTCCTCTCTTCGCCGGTGAGGTGACTCCCTGCGTCGATGAGAGTGctctcggcggcggcgtggTGACTCCCCGCGATGGTATGACGACTCTCCACGGCGCTGCGGTGACTCCCTACGGCGGTGCGAGGATTCTCCGCGACGTGAAGGCGAGTTGAAACGGGCACGTGGCCGAGAGACATGTCGAGAAGAACGTTCTTCATCCGACTCTCGCTTGCTGCGACGAGACTCTCTAACATCTTCATGCCGATCCTTGCGGGCCCGAGTCGAGCTCTGATCTCGGCTACGTCGCCTTGAAGCTGAATCAGAGCTGACGGACGAGGG encodes:
- a CDS encoding ATP-dependent DNA helicase PIF1; translation: MTVGITGLPIRSSPARGSLLLQAVQQLAHVHTSRPSSSPVFESMLARASDKYEANGPPQRSQSAKSFFPPSSPTQHNGDIRQQLKKPNAAAVSARTAQPFLKPFDSRSTNMNQPTVTRLAASAAGGSLASLYGGSNSFQQDPDVIDLTEADAVANSKAGVFFCENDFSDDDELDLDFKAPSALPVLPTATPSKPSNDNMPPPPTSQASKPIDWSSSPVSHFLPPTRTTSVTSTTTNGSLKRESSGDKDLVDVPALKKAKKRVLPAHFKQQEPEEDEEDHVAKTPANKRKEFWNPTASAVKEQKKQFRNQRQQEQPTANNDLSMDEVQEITTSHSKAKGNFAISLSEEQRHVLDLVVNNNQSVFFTGAAGTGKSVLMRAIITELKKKYAKDPERVAVTASTGLAACNIGGITLHSFSGIGLGKEDVPTLVKKIRRNQKAKNRWLRTKCLIIDEVSMVDGELFDKLSQIGRTIRNNGRPWGGIQLIITGDFFQLPPVPDGGKRETKFAFDASTWTTSIDHTIGLTQVFRQRDPTFANMLNEMRLGRISEDTVRAFKSLSRPLNFDDGVGTAELFSTRNEVEGSNERRLRELPGTVRRYDAMDIGKEEIRDKLLMNMMAPKSIDLKINAQVMLIKNLDESLVNGSLGKVIGFSDEKTFDMTSVDEFDDDDPMAKARRKLLKSFSREADTSSSGVKFPVVQFMATNGTSRVILCQPEEWKVELPNGEVQAKRTQLPLILAWALSIHKAQGQTLERVKVNLGRVFEKGQAYVALSRATTQEGLQVLGFEKSKVMAHPRVIQFYNQLYSAEDAIGKKPQSITDFVSNRLGAAPPKKAARQVVELDDEEEAMASYGY